The following are encoded together in the Vigna unguiculata cultivar IT97K-499-35 chromosome 2, ASM411807v1, whole genome shotgun sequence genome:
- the LOC114174455 gene encoding uncharacterized protein LOC114174455 — MADSNQEGGAGISPIQMQALTQHLERLLRQANDEIHERIDRLENDGVTRRGVRRQETRVARYDEERRNREQWSNPLQGIKLNIPSFAGKNDPEAYFNWELKMENVFDCGNFEEEQKVRLAASEFSHYALIWWHKLQRERQRDGDPPVDTWEELRRLMRRRYVPASYQRDMKFKLQRITQGSRSVEDYHKEMEMLMIQAKLEEDPEVTMARFINGLNNDIRDVVELQEFVEMEDLLHKAIQVEEQLKRKGASRRMASSSTYGWKDKAKREGYKSSPYSAKGETGSAMSTKATKEADPKPSKGNEAVPKRTRDITCFKCQGKGHYAYECPTKRTVVIRDDGGYSSESDANEESEGEEDEDVGPEMNEKGLLMVRRLLGSHIQAMDESQRDNIFHTRCIVQGQLCMVIVDSGSCANVASTRLVSKLNLPTKPHPRPYRLQWLSDEGEIKVKQQVEVAIVIGTYSDVISCDVVPMEACHLLLGRPWQHDHKTIHDGFSNKISFTHQGKKVVLKPLSPQEVCHDQVRLKEKIMREKKVESGSVIAKEREVRKVLLARQPLYMLICKPVLNTNPEFPTSLPSSISSILQEFKDVFPSDLPSGLPPLRGIEHQVDLIPGATIPNRPAYRSNPEETKEIQRQKDGSWRMCSDCRSVNSITIKYRHPIPRLDDLLDELHGAQVFSKIDLKSGYNQIRIREGDEWKTAFKTKFGLYEWLVMPFGLTNAPSTFMRLMNHVLRDFIGHFVVVYFDDILIYSADLDLHAQHLHSVLSALRHEKLYANLEKCMFCQDHVVFLGFVVSSKGVEVDQSKVKAIQEWPTPKSVSDIRSFHGLASFYRRFVRDFSTLAAPLNELVKKNVSFKWGEKQEKAFQTLKQRLVSAPILALPNFSKSFEIECDASGIGIGAVLLQEGHPIAYFSEKLSGAALNYSTYDKELYALVRALKTWQHYLFPKEFVIHSDHESLKYLKGQGKLNTRHAKWVEFLEQFPYVIKYKRGKGNVVADALSRRHALISMVETKLLGLEVLKGLYEEDKEFGQRYKECEKMAKDEYYRFEGFLFRANRLCVPQSSIRELLVKEAHRGGLMGHFGVLKTYDILHEHFYWVNMKKDVAKLCESCIECRQAKSKVLPQGLYTPLPVPEHPWVDLSMDFVLGLPRSSTGRDSILVVHSPFEVVYGFNPLSPLDLLPVPNISVFKHTEGQAKAEFVRKLHEKVKDQITTKNESYAKQANKGRRRVVFQPGDWVWVHMRKERFPEQRKSKLLPRGDGPFQVLERINDNAYKIQMPGEDGSALKKNGSDLETNPVQEGGNDEDISHQPGSKLTKEEENSLQGIGGPMTRSKAKQTKATLQRLILNLLEDVVKDPTHKLVYLITWKDEAKDEVELQKA; from the exons ATGGCAGATTCAAACCAAGAAGGAGGGGCAGGCATTAGTCCCATTCAAATGCAAGCTCTTACTCAACATCTTGAAAGATTACTCCGACAAGCCAATGATGAGATACATGAGAGAATTGATAGGTTGGAGAATGATGGAGTAACAAGAAGAGGTGTAAGGAGGCAAGAAACAAGGGTGGCGAGATATGATGAAGAAAGGAGGAATAGGGAGCAGTGGAGCAATCCTCTCCAAGGAATTAAACTAAACATTCCCTCTTTTGCAGGAAAGAATGATCCCGAAGCTTACTTTAATTGGGAGCTCAAGATGGAGAATGTGTTTGATTGCGGCAACTTTGAGGAGGAACAAAAGGTGAGGTTGGCAGCATCCGAATTCTCACACTATGCATTGATTTGGTGGCACAAGCTTCAAAGGGAGAGGCAAAGAGATGGAGATCCACCAGTAGACACATGGGAGGAATTGAGGAGGCTCATGAGGAGGAGATATGTCCCTGCATCCTATCAAAGGGATATGAAGTTTAAGCTTCAAAGAATTACTCAAGGAAGCCGAAGTGTGGAGGATTACCACAAAGAGATGGAGATGTTGATGATCCAAGCTAAGCTTGAGGAAGATCCTGAGGTAACAATGGCTAGGTTCATTAATGGGTTGAATAATGATATCCGTGATGTGGTTGAGTTGCAGGAGTTTGTGGAGATGGAGGATCTTCTCCATAAAGCCATCCAAGTAGAAGAGCAACTCAAAAGGAAGGGAGCTTCAAGGAGAATGGCGTCGTCTTCTACTTATGGGTGGAAGGACAAGGCTAAGAGGGAGGGATATAAGTCATCACCCTATTCGGCCAAGGGAGAGACCGGTTCGGCCATGAGTACCAAGGCCACCAAAGAAGCGGATCCTAAGCCTTCTAAGGGCAATGAAGCTGTACCAAAAAGAACTAGAGACATTACATGCTTCAAATGCCAAGGCAAGGGGCACTATGCATATGAATGTCCTACCAAGAGGACTGTGGTGATTAGAGATGATGGAGGATATTCTAGTGAGTCAGATGCAAATGAAGAATCTGAAGGAGAGGAGGATGAGGATGTTGGACCAGAAATGAACGAGAAGGGATTGTTGATGGTGAGGAGACTATTAGGATCTCATATACAAGCCATGGATGAAAGCCAAAGGGACAACATTTTCCACACTAGGTGTATTGTCCAAGGGCAACTTTGCATGGTGATTGTGGATAGTGGGAGTTGCGCTAATGTGGCTAGTACAAGGCTAGTATCCAAGTTGAATCTTCCTACCAAGCCTCATCCTAGACCTTACCGTTTGCAATGGCTAAGTGATGAAGGAGAAATTAAAGTGAAGCAGCAAGTGGAGGTGGCCATAGTCATTGGGACTTATTCTGATGTGATTTCATGTGATGTGGTGCCTATGGAGGCGTGTCATCTATTGTTGGGGAGACCATGGCAGCATGACCACAAGACCATCCATGATGGATTCTCCAACAAGATCTCTTTTACACATCAAGGAAAGAAGGTGGTGCTTAAACCTTTAAGCCCACAAGAGGTGTGTCATGATCAAGTGAGGTTGAAAGAGAAAAtcatgagagaaaagaaagttgAGAGTGGGAGCGTG ATAGCAAAGGAGAGGGAAGTGAGGAAGGTGTTGTTAGCACGGCAACCCTTATATATGCTTATATGCAAACCTGTTTTGAATACTAACCCTGAATTTCCCACTTCCTTGCCATCTTCTATTTCTTCTATTTTGCAGGAATTCAAGGATGTATTCCCCTCGGATTTGCCTAGTGGATTACCACCATTGAGGGGAATAGAACATCAAGTGGATTTGATACCTGGAGCCACCATTCCAAACAGGCCAGCGTATAGGAGCAATCCCGAGGAGACCAAGGAGATACAAAGGCAA AAAGATGGTTCTTGGCGCATGTGTAGTGACTGTAGAAGTGTGAATAGCATTACCATtaagtataggcatcccattcctagacTTGATGATTTACTTGATGAATTGCATGGTGCACAAGtgttttcaaaaattgatttgaaaagtGGATACAACCAAATTAGGATTAGAGAAGGAGATGAatggaaaactgctttcaaaaccaaatttgggttgTATGAGTGGCTGGTTATGCCATTTGGATTAACTAATGCACCAAGCACATTCATGAGGTTGATGAATCATGTTCTACGAGATTTTATAGGGCATTTTGTGGTAGTGTATTTTGATGATATTCTGATCTATAGTGCTGATTTGGACTTGCATGCTCAACATTTGCATTCTGTGTTATCTGCTTTGAGACATGAAAAGTTGTATGCTAATCTTGAGAAATGCATGTTTTGTCAAGACCATGTGGTATTTCTGGGTTTTGTGGTGAGTTCAAAAGGGGTAGAAGTTGATCAATCCAAAGTGAAGGCCATACAAGAGTGGCCAACACCCAAATCCGTGAGTGATATTAGGAGTTTTCATGGCCTggctagtttctataggagaTTTGTGAGAGATTTCAGCACCTTGGCAGCCCCCTTAAATGAGTTAGTGAAGAAAAACGTGAGCTTCAAGTGGGGGGAAAAACAAGAGAAAGCTTTCCAAACTCTTAAGCAAAGACTAGTGAGTGCACCCATCCTAGCATTGCCCAATTTTTCCAAATCCTTTGAGATAGAGTGTGACGCTTCTGGCATAGGTATAGGAGCTGTTCTACTTCAAGAAGGCCATCCCATAGCATACTTTAGTGAAAAATTGAGTGGAGCAGCCTTGAATTACTCTACCTATGACAAGGAACTCTATGCCTTAGTGAGAGCCCTCAAAACTTGGCAACATTATCTTTTTCCCAAGGAATTCGTTAtccatagtgaccatgagtctcTTAAGTATCTCAAGGGTCAAGGTAAGCTTAATACAAGACATGCCAAATGGGTTGAATTCTTAGAGCAATTTCCATATGTCATTAAGTACAAGAGAGGGAAAGGAAATGTGGTTGCGGATGCCCTATCTAGGAGACATGCGCTAATATCTATGGTTGAGACCAAGTTGTTGGGTTTGGAAGTGTTGAAGGGGTTGTATGAGGAGGATAAAGAGTTCGGCCAAAGGTACAAGGAGTGTGAAAAGATGGCCAAGGATGAGTACTATAGATTTGAGGGGTTCTTGTTTAGAGCAAATAGGCTATGTGTTCCTCAATCTTCCATTAGAGAACTCTTAGTGAAGGAAGCACATAGAGGGGGGTTGATGGGTCATTTTGGAGTGCTTAAAACTTATGACATCTTGCATGAGCATTTCTATTGGGTTAACATGAAAAAGGATGTAGCCAAACTGTGTGAGTCATGCATTGAGTGTAGACAAGCTAAGTCTAAAGTTCTTCCCCAAGGTTTATACACTCCTCTTCCTGTTCCTGAACACCCTTGGGTGGATTTGTCCATGGATTTTGTGCTTGGTTTGCCTCGATCAAGTACTGGCCGAGACTCCATACTAGTTGT TCATTCTCCTTTTGAGGTAGTGTATGGGTTTAATCCTTTATCTCCACTTGATTTATTACCTGTGCCTAACATTTCTGTGTTTAAGCATACTGAAGGACAGGCAAAGGCAGAGTTTGTGCGGAAGCTTCATGAGAAAGTTAAAGATCAAATCACCACGAAGAATGAGAGCTACGCAAAACAAGCTAACAAAGGTAGAAGGAGAGTTGTGTTCCAACCAGGAGATTGGGTGTGGGTACACATGAGGAAAGAGAGATTTCCCGAACAAAGGAAATCCAAGTTGCTGCCTAGAGGAGATGGACCATTCCAAGTCTTGGAAAGGATCAATGACAATGCTTACAAGATCCAAATGCCAG GTGAAGATGGTTCGGCTTTGAAGAAAAATGGTTCGGATTTGGAGACCAATCCTGTTCAAGAGGGAGGGAATGATGAGGACATCTCTCACCAGCCTGGATCCAAGCTAACCAAAGAAGAGGAGAACTCTCTACAAGGGATAGGAGGTCCTATGACGAGATCCAAGGCCAAGCAAACCAAGGCAACATTACAAAGGCTAATTCTAAATCTCTTAGAAGATGTGGTCAAGGATCCTACACATAAGCTTGTTTACTTGATCACTTGGAAGGATGAAGCTAAGGATGAAGTTGAGCTCCAAAAGGCGTGA
- the LOC114174457 gene encoding uncharacterized protein LOC114174457, protein MVVVVVAVVVVVKVVVSIAVVVVVVAIVIMVVVVMVVVADMGVVAVVVLVVVGLVAVVLVVLVLVLVDVLVMAVVVVPWSGGSCCDGGGHCRVGGGGSGCGGGDCCGVGHGGGGGRRVWGGGLQFGLVRTSLGLKIQGLWFRVYGLGFTIQDSGFRV, encoded by the exons atggtggtggtcgtggtggcgGTTGTGGTAGTGGTCAAGGTGGTGGTGTCCatcgcggtggtggtggtggtggtggcaatTGTTatcatggtggtggtggttatggtagTGGTAGCCGACATGGGTGTCGTGGCGGTGGTCGTGCTGGTGGTCGTGGGGTTGGTGGCTGTGGTGCTGGTGGTGCTTGTGTTGGTGCTGGTGGATGTGCTGGTGAtggccgtggtggtggtg cCGTGGAGTGGTGGGTCTTGTTGTGATGGTGGGGGTCATTGTCGGGtgggtggtggtggtagtgggtgtggtggtggtgattgttGTGGGGTtggccatggtggtggtggtggtcgtcgTGTTTGGGGTGGTGGATTACAGTTTGGTCTCGTAAGAACAAGTTTAGGGTTAAAGATTCagggtttatggtttagggtttatggtttagggttcACGATTCAGGAttcagggtttagggtttag
- the LOC114174454 gene encoding ctenidin-3-like, with amino-acid sequence MVVVVVVVLLIVVVVVVVVVVVVVVAVVVYDGIGDGGGGCGGGRICGGGCGGGYGVSYGYRSNGVGAGGYGSGGDSGSGGGRHGGGGGDGCRGGYGGSGRCGGGGG; translated from the coding sequence atggtggtggtcgtggtggtagtGCTGCTGATCGTGGTGGTGGTTGtcgtggtggttgtggtggtggtggtggtggccgtggtggtgTATGATGGaattggtgatggtggtggtggttgtggtggggGACGTatttgtggtggtggttgtggtggtggttatggtgtTAGTTATGGTTATCGTAGTAATGGTGTTGGTGCTGGTGGTTATGGAAGTGGTGGTGATAGTGGTAGTGGTGGGGGTCgtcatggtggtggtggtggtgatggatGTCGTGGTGGTTATGGTGGCAGTGGtcgttgtggtggt